The window TGTTTCACCAATAACCAACTTGAATATTTTACACTCGTTACATTGCCAAGCTCTGTCCAGCTTATAAAGTACCAATACGTTGCCGTAGAAACTGGTCTTCCTTTCATGTTTCCGTCCCAAGTAAATTTATTGGCAGGCGTTCCACGGAAAAGTTCGGCTCCGTAGCGGTCAAAAATTCTAAATTCAAGATTGTCTTTATTCATTAATGCGGAATAATCTATTTCGTCATTTCTGCCATCGCCATTTGGTGTAATGGTATTAATTAAATTAATGATGACAAAGTCTTTTTTCACAATGTCACAATTCAGAGAATCTCTTACATAGATTGTGTAAGTTCCTCTTTTTACATTGGTAAATACATTAGATGGCTGCCAAAAAAAGCCGTCTAAGGAATATTCATAAGCAGGTGTACCCCCAGTTACAGTAATTGTTACAGTAGATTCGTTTATATCGATTAATGTAATTACCGGTAAGGTAGATGTCGAAACATTTACAAACTGTCTGTAAATGCAACCGTCAAAAGTAAGCTCTACCCAATAATTACCAGCTGGAACATTAGAAATAGATGGTGTTGTAGCGCCAGTGCTCCAAAGATAGGCATCAAACCCAGAGCCTGCGTCTAAGGTTGTGGTCGTATTTGGGCATATTACTTTATTTAATAAAATATCAGATTTTTTAGGAGTTTTAAGAGTGATTCTTAAGGTAGCTACATCAGGACAGAAGCCACTTTTTTCAAACCTTATATAGTACACATGAGATCCGGTAAGGGTTACAGCACTACTAATTGGTGCAACATCATTTTGTGCATCGGCAAGAGTTGTATGATAGCTAACTGCTACCAAGGGGTCTATGGTAAACTGATTTAAGAAAAATGATAAATCCATTGGTTTTATTCCATCTAAATCATCATCGCAAAAAGTAGTGGTAAGCGTATTTCTAATTAAAGTAAGCTTTGTACCTACAGTAAAATTAATTTGCTGAATCACGGGCGCACATCCATCGGGAGAATCTACACGAATGTAAATTGTCGTATTGGTGTTGTAGCTCCAGTTATTAGGAAGTGTAGCAGTATTTCCTAAATTGGCATCTGCTAAAAGGGCATAATATCTTACATTAGTAAAATAGACAGGGTTGTTTAATATCAATTGGGTAATGTCTGATAGCACAATATTTACGGTACCATCCATATTTTCATCACACTGATTTCCCATATTTGCAGGAATTACTATTGCTAAAGGAAATAGATTTAAAGTAATCTGTGCAATGCTTTTACAGCCTGTAGTATTTTTTACTACAGCATAAACGATAGTTCCGTTCGGTGCAGAATAGGTAGTGGGAACAGTAATCAATGCCGCTAAATTCTCATTTTGTGCATCAAATAAAGTCGGGTAATAAGTAATTGTTACGGGATTATTTGTGGTAACAATTGCCGAAGTAAGATTAAAAGTTCCGTTACCATTAATATTACAAGCGTTTAATGTTGCATTATTTACGGTTACCGGACGAATATTAAGGGTTACCGTAATGGTTTCACAATCTGTAAGGTCAGGATCATTTCCGCAGAAAGTATAGACAAGTGTGTCGGTTCCTCCAGCTGAAGGATTGGTTGGGGTATACGTAATAATTCCCGTTGCAGCATTAATGCTTGCTGTTCCTAAAGTTGGTGCGGTGGTAATGGCAACAGTTGAAGCTACCGGAGTTTGTGTAGAAGTAGTAAATGCAGGGGTAATAACTTTTGTTTCACAGATATCATAAGTGACAGCCGACTGTTTCATACAGTTTAAAACCTTGAAAGGTGCTGTAATCAATGGAGCACACGTTCCCATAGTTACCGAACAGGTATAATTTCCAGAACCGGTAGGGGTGTAACTAGGTGAGTTAGCTCCCACAATAAGAACCCCGCCAACATACCATTGATAAGAATCATAGATAATAGGATCTACAGTCAATACGATTCCCGGTACACAATCTCCGCCAGATTTAAAAATCATGGGCTGTGTAGAGAATCCGGCAAAGAATCCTCCATATCCTACGGCATCACTTCCGGCTGTAATTCCTGCCGTGATTGCTTTTGTTGAATTTACTGTAATTGTTCCTGTAGTATTGGGAATACCATACGTTACCCAATTGGTTGTACCTGTCATATCAAACGGGCCGGTTCCTGCTGGAGGAGGGGCTCCATTTACAAAAACAGTGGCACCTCTTTCGGTAATAAGGTTTAGTTTTGTCGGAATTGCAAGAATTCCTGTGGGATTAACATTGGTATGTACAAAATTTTCGTTAATGAGCCCGATTTCATCAATCTGTTTTGGAAGATAACAGTTAAGCGCAGGAATAAAATTAAAACCACCTGTTGCCACTTCATTTGCTGTAGCACCAGCACCAGCGAGCATTTGATAAACGTAAGCATTTTTGCTTGTTACAATATACAGGTTATAGTGGGAAGTACTTTGAAGTTGATATTTTGTATCGGGGATTACAAAATACTGTCCGGTATTCAGGTTGGCAATGGGTAATAATTCATTATTTACGTAGACTGCAGTATTATCTTGAGTGGCAATAACCAATGCACCTTCCATATTGCTGCCGATATTTCCGTTACCTTTTACAAGGGCAAAAGTAGTCCCAAGTTTGCTTACCGGTATTGACTGATCCATCAAAATATCAGAGCTTGTAGGATTGTTTCCTGCATATTGTCCGTTGAAATTTCCGTTGGTGATATTCACAGGTTTTGTGGCCACAACTTTAGCGCCTATAAACCCATCAAAATTTCCGGTAATATCTCCAATGCCATCAATGATGTAAGACTGTCCTTTATTTAATGTAAATGTGAGCGTAGGATTAGTAGCTCCTGAGGTTCCGTTAGAAAACTGTACTGTATTTTTGTAGCCGGAGATGGTAACTGTGGTGTTATCTTCAGTTGCCAAAACACTCGTCATAAAATTAAGAATGGTGTTATTTACTGTGATGGGAGCGGCAGCTACATGAAAAGTTGTACCGGTGGAAGCAATCCCTTTTGAGGTAATAATTTCAGCATGGTTAAAAACAGAAAATCTTAGATTGGCATAAAAAGGAAAGTCGGCTTTTACATACAAACCCTTTGAGGTTGGGGTAAATAAATCTGTTTGCTGAGTGGTAATAATATAATCTCGTAGTACATCAAATTTTTGCGGATTGTTTTTACTAATAGTAACGGTGCCAATAACAACATTATTATTGTATATAGTAACCACAAATGGAGTAGTACGGTTGGTTGATAGATAAAGTTTTTGATAGGGGTTTGGGTTTCCCGTACGATCTACCATAGGAGCAAACCAGTGTTCTCTATCCAATTGTGCAAGTGAAGTAGAGAATATATAAAAAATAAGAAAAAAAGATAAAATTTTCTTCATATTGGGCTTGATTTTACTACAAATTTAATAATAAAATACGTTAATAGTTTTAAAAATAAACAAAAACCACGATGTCACATCGTGGTTTTTAATAATATTTGATTTAAAAATTAATTATTCTCTGTTTTTTACTAAAATCCAGCCTGAGAATTTGATTGGAGTTTTGGTTTTTGCTTCATTCCAAGTTATGCTGAACCAGTAATTTCCTGTAGAAACTTTCTTTTTATCGTTGGTTGTTCCATCCCAGGTATAATTATTCTCTTTATTACCCTGATGAATTCTGTTTCCGTATCTATCAAAAATATTGACTACCAGATTTGGTTTATTAGCAAGAGCCGAGTAGTCTAAAATATCATTTATTCCGTCTGAATTTGGAGTAATTACATTCACAATATTCGGAATTGTAATACTTACTTCAATCGGTACACAAGCGAAAGTATCTCTTACGTACACTTTAATATCACCTCTCGGAAGATCTGTAAATACATTCGAAGATTGCCAATCGATATTATTTTTTGAATACTCATAAGGCGCTACACCACCGGTAACATAAACAGTAATGCTTGTGCCAGAAACTTCAACGTTTGTAATAACCGGTTGCTCAGAAGCATAAACTTTTACCGCCTGTTTTACTGTACAGTCTCCTGTTTTTAATTTTACCCAGTAAGTTCCTACTCCAACGTCTGAAATTGTTTGTGTAGTAGCTCCTGTGCTCCATAGGTATGATGCAAATCCTGGGCCTGCATCTAATACCGTTTTATCTTCTATACATATTATTTTATCAACCAATACAGCAGACTCTACAGGTGCCAAAACTACTAAGGTTACTTTTGCCACACGATAACATCCATTTGCATTAGTTACTCTGATGTAAACTACACCGTTTGGAGCAATATAATGATCCGGAACCAAGATTTCATTCGTTTGGTTATTAGCATCAGTTAATGATGGGTAATATGTTTTTGTAACACCAAGTTGCGTCGTTACTACAGCATTTGTAAGATTAAACAATCCCGTAGCAATATTTTCTTCAAGGAAACAGGTTCTTAAGATAGCATCATTCACCACCGGGCTTTCTGTTACAGTCAGTGTAAGGGTAATTTCTTCACAATCTACAAATTCAGGATCGTTTCCGCAGAATTTATAAACAATTGTATCTGTTCCTGCAAAACCATTGTTTGGAGTATATCCTATCACCCCTGTTGTAGGGTTAATTATTGCGGTACCATTGGCTGGCGGTGTAATAATCTGAACACTTCCTGGTACAAATAGTTGTGCAGATGTAGTGAATTGTGGAACAATATTTAAATATCCTTCACACACAGTTTTAGTCTTAGCAGTTTTCTCAAGACAAGTGAATACTTTAAATACAGGAGTAATTGCCGGAAGACAAGTTCCTACTGTAATTTTTACGGTGTAATTACCTGCGGTAGGTGGCGTATATGTGTTCCCATTGGCTCCAGGAATTGCAATATCGTTTCTGTACCACTGATAAGTATCGTAACTATCATCTACTTCTAAAATCAATCCAGGGATACATTCTCCTGTTTGTCTTGCAATAAGCGGAATTGAAGAAAAACCTGCAAAATATCCTCCATATCCTGCAGAGCTATATCCTCCATTAATACCTGCAGTTACTGCTTTTGTAGAAGTAATCGCTAGGTTTCCTGTAACGGGTTGTATTGCATACGTTACCCAGTTGGTATTTCCTGTAAGTGGGAATGGGCCTTGTGCGGCAGTAGGAGTTATTGGTGCACCACCATTAGTAGAATAAGTAACAACTGCCCCTGCTTCGGTAAGGATATTAAGCTTTAAAATAATTGCTCCTGATGAACCAGGCATTTCTTGTACTTTACCAATCTCGTCGATTTTTCTAGGCAAAAAGCAGTTCAATGGGGGGATATAGTTGTAACCTCCTGTTTCTGTACCTGTTCTTCCAACTAATTGATATAAATAAATATTTTTAGTTGCTTTTATATACATATTGTAGTGCCCGCTTGTACCTTGCTGTACATAATTGTTCTCTAGAATTCTATAATAGTCTCCTTCAGCTAGCGTTGCTACTGGTATTCCATTTCCATTAAGGTAAATTTCGGTATTGTTTTCAGTCGCAACAATGATACCTCCTTCTGTATTGAATGAAGGAATCGGAGATAAACTTCTTACCATCGCAAATTCGTCTCCAAGACGGTCTACGGGAACAGATTGATCCATAATAAGATCCGATCCGTTACTTGTTTGTCCTGTAGCATACATTGCATTTGCATTTCCATTGGTTACAGAAATTGGCTTCGTGGCAACAATTTTTGATCCAATAAAGCCATCTCTATTTGCTACAATATTGGCTTGTCCTGCTAAAATATAAGATTGTCCTTTATTTAAATTGAACGTTAATGTAAGTGGAGGGGTAGTATTATTTACAAACGAAACATTTGCATCATATCCCGAAACTGTTACTGTTGTAGCATCTTCGGTTGCCATAATCCCTGTTGTGAAATTATGAGTGCTAGATGTAGTTGTGATAGGAGCTGCCGCTGCATAAAACTTTGTTCCTATTCCTGCTTTACCTTTTGAGGTGATAATTTCACCATGTGCACCCATAGCAGCTCTTAATGATGCAAAATATGGCTTGGTTCCTTTGGTATAAACTCCCATATTGACTGTAGTAGATGCCATACTGTCATTATCTGTCCAAATAAACTGTGCAGGTAGAGGAAATGACTGTGGGTTATTTTTACTGATTGTAACTGCTCCTATCTGGGTATTGTTATTAAAGATTTTTACTTCAAAAGGAGCAACTGAATCTGTAGAGAAATAAAGGGTGTGAGTGTATGGAGTGCTGTTTTGACTGTCAAAATATGGAGCAAACCAGTGATCTGTATCTCTCTGAGCAAATAGTATATTGCTGCTAAAGAGCATTAATAAAAAAGTGAGTAAAAGTTTTCTCATAATGAAGAATTAGGATTTTTACAAAAATAATAGAATAATTTAAAAGGACTGTAAAAAAAGTATAAAAAATGAAGAATAACTAAGAAATACCTAAAAAAAAGCCACAACCGTTAAGTTGTGGCTTGATATTAAAAATGATTCTTATTCTCTATTCTTTACTAAAATCCAACCTGTGTATTTAATTGGAGTTTTTGCTTCATTAGGTTCATTCCAGTTGATGTGGTACCAATAGGTTCCGGTAACAATCTTTTTATTAGAATGGGTTCCATCCCATCGGTAATTATTAGATTTATCCCCTGTGAATATTTTGTTACCATATCTGTCATAGATTACGAAGGTCAGATTGCCTTTATAAGCCAACTCTCTGTAATCGATATAATCATTTACATTATCACCGTTAGGGGTAATTGCATTAACTAAATTAGGTACCGTAATTTCTACAGAAATAGGATTACAGTTGAAAGAGTCTTTTACATAGAAGGTATGTTGTCCTCTTGTAAGATTGGTGAAGATATTAGAATCTTGCCAAGTGGTTACTCCGTCTACAGAGAACTGATACGGTGCTACACCACCGGTTACAATCACAGTAGCTGTATTGTTAGCAATTTCGATTGAAGTAATCACAGGATCTTGTGCTTTCTTAACACTTACAAACTGTTTTACAGAACATCCTGAATCTTGAAGAATTACCCAGTAATCACCTACCGCTACTCCTACTATTGATTGTGTCGTTGCCCCTGTGCTCCAACGGTAAGATTGATATCCCGGGCCTGCATCTAATGTAGTTCTGTCATCAATACAAATGTATTTATCAACCAATATTGGTGATCTTTTTGGAGGAGTCACTTTTAGATTAATTTTAGCAATTGCATAGCAGTCATGCGAGTTGAAAACTCTTGCATACACTGATCCGTTTCCAGAAATATAAGCGTCAACCCCTACAATTTCATTGGTTCCATTGCTTGCATCTACCCATGTAGGATAGAATTTTTTTGTAACTGGTGATTCAGCAGTTATATTAGCACTTACTAGATTAAATCTACCTTTGGTTTCGTTGTTTTCTATGAAACATTCTGTTAAAGTATCTTCTTTAACTACCGGAGTAGGGAAGAAATCTAAAGTAATTTTTGCATTTCCTACACAACCTTCAGCTGTTAAAACCCTTACATATACTGAACCTAAGGCTGAGAAATAATTCGTTGGATTAGTAATCTGATTGATGTTTGCTTCTAAATTTGCTAAAGTAGGATAGAATTTTTTTGTTGTTGGTACAGCGTTGTCAGTTACATTTGCTGTAGTTAAATCAAAAAATCCGTTTCCTGCATATTGACAAGCATAGATTGTTCTGTCTGTAAGTACAAAAGGAACTACATTTAAATTTAAAGTTATCTGTTCACAATCTACAAATTCAGTTGCATTACCGCAGAATTTATAAACAATCGTGTCTGTACCTAAATATCCTACATTTGGAATATATGTTATTACTCCTGTAGCTGGATTAAGTGTTGCAGTTCCACTTGTTGGCTGTGTAATGATTTGCACAGTTCCGGGTACTGGTACTTGAGTTGAATTTGTAAATGCAGGAACAATTGCTTTTGTACCACAGATATTTATATTTTGACTCGTTTGCGCCAAACAATTAAAGACTTTATATATTGGTGTTGTTATCGCAGGACAAGTTCCCATCGTTACTTTTACAGTATAGTTTCCTGCAACTGTTGGAGTATAGGTGTGAGTAGTTGCTCCTGGAATTGCTACCCCATTTAAATACCATTGATAGCTGTCATAACCATCGTCCACTTCTAGAATAATTCCTGGGATACATTCACCTACTTGTTTAGAAATAATCGGAATTGAAGAAAATCCTGCAAAATATCCTCCATATCCCGATGTACTGTACCCACCATTAATACCGGCAGTAACGGCTTTTGTAGATTGAATGGTTAAGTTGCCCTGTACGCCTTCAATTGCATAGGCTTCCCAAGCTGTATTTCCTTGGAGCTGGAACGGCCCTTGTGCAGCAGTAGGAGTTATGGGTGCACCGCCATTAGTCGTATAAGTAACAGCTGCACCAGCTTCTGTGATAATATTAAGTTTAATTAACATATCAAACGGAGTAGGGCTACCGGGAAGTGGCATTTCATTAATTTTGGCTATTTCATCTATTTTTCTAGGAAGGAAACAGTTCAATGGTGGAATATAGTTGAAGCCACAAGTTGCACTGTTGTTACCTACAGAAACCAATTGATATAAATAAACATTTTTAGAAGTGCTTATGAACATATTAGCATGAGTCCCTGTACCTTGAGGAATATACTGATTACCCAAGATTCTGTACCATTGTCCTTGTTGTAACGTTGCCACTGAAGTAGTAGATCCGTTAAGGTAAACGTCAGTATTGTTTTCTGTAGCTACAATAATACCTCCTTCAAGATCGGGGTCGGTAGATCGTGTTCTTATCATTGCAAAAGTATTCCCTAATCTTTCTGTAGGAACAGATTGATCTAAAATTGCATCAGATCCTGAACCCGTGCCGGTGTCTCCAAAATTACCGTTTACGTTTCCGTTGGTAAGAGTTATAGGCCTGTCTGAAACAATTTTTGCTCCCATAAAAGGAGCATTGGTTCCTGCATTACCAGCAAAAATAAAAGATTGGCCTTTATTTAATGTAAAAGTGTGAGTATTAGTAGGAGCAGGATTGGTAGGAGCTCCAATAAATGTTATAGCGCCATTCCATGTTGCGGTGACTACAGTATTGTTTTCAGTTGCCAAAACTCCGGCAGTAAAACCATTAGATGTTGCAATAGATGGTGTATTGGCTACAAAAAATTCTTTTCCAAGACCCGCCTTTCCTTTACTGGTAACAATTTCAGCATGCGTTTGCCCGCTTACCATTCTTAATGTACAGAAGAAAGGTTTTGCACCTTTAAGATATAATCCTTTCGTGATAACATTAAATGTCTCAGACGCAGCATTTGTTGAGATATTTGTTACTGGGATTGGGAAGCTTACCGGATTGCTTTTACTGATTGTAATAACTGTCCCTACGGGTACAATAGAGATATTATTGCTAAAAATCTCAACAGTGAAAGGTGTTACTGAGTCAGTAGATAAATATACAGATTGTGTATAACCTGTTTTAAAATGAAATGGTGCAATCCAATGCTCTGTATCTCTCTGCGCATGCAGAGACGTAAACATGCTGAGTATTAATACTAAGCTAAGTAGAAATCTTTTCATAAAATTATGGAATTAGGATTTGTACAAAATTAAAATAATATTTAATATATTGTTAATAAATCATAAATAAAATTTAATATTTACTCTCGATTCTTTATTAAAAGCCATCCAGAATGAGAAACTGGTAATTTTGTATCAGGCTCAATCCACTTAAGAATGTACCAATATGTCCCTGTTGATAGATTTCTTCCATTAGATTTTCCATCCCATTTGTAATTGTTGCCCGAAGATTTATAAACGGCTGCTCCATATCGGTCAACTATTTCAATGCTTACCTGCTCTTTTATTCTTAAATCAGAATAATCTAAAACATCATTTCTTCCGTCTCCGTTTGGAGTAATGGTATTAATTAAATTTAAAATTAAAAAATCTTTAATGACCGGTTGACAACCATCTCTTCCAATTACGTATGCTTTGTAAGGGCCTCTCGTTAAACCTGTAAATACATTAGAGTTTTGATAATCAGTGCCATTTAAAGAATATTGGTATGGTGCATTACCTCCTATAACATTAATTGTTGCTGCAGTTCCTGTAACCACAATGCTTGTAATTGTTGGAGCTTGTGCCGCAGTTACCGTTACACTTTGTCTGTAGATACAACCATTAAACCCTAAATCTACATAATAAGTTCCTACGCCCACAGTAATGGTAGAAGTAGTAGCTCCTGTACTCCATAAATAAGATGTAAAACCGTCTCCGGCATTCAGAATAGCTTTGTCATTTGAACAAATAATCTGATCTTTCAGAACTTCAGATTTTTTTGGAGATCTTAAACTGATTTTTAAAGTTGCTGTATTGGGACATCCGTTATTGCTTGTGAATCTAATATAAAATGTAGCCGGAGTGGTAATAATTTGATTTACTGCTAATCCGTTGATTCCTGATTGTGCATCTGCCAATGTTGCATGGTAGGTTAATGTTACAGACGGATCTGTAGTAAACTGATTTTTATAATCATTTAGATTAGCACTTTGCGAACCATTTAAATCATTATCACAAATTTCAGCCGTAAAGTTTGTAGTAAGTAAGGTGATTTTATTAGCTACAGTAAAATTAATTTGTCCAAAGGCAGTCGGACAAATTGTGCTTGTACCATCTACTCGTATGTAAACAGTTGTTGCTGAAGTATATGTCCAGTTGGTTGGAAGTGTGTTAGCATTTCCGGCATTGGCATCAGTTTGATTTAAATAATATCTTACCGTAAAATTGGCAGAATTTGTTACGACTTGAGGAGTAGTAGTAGAGAAATTTACATTCACAATTCCATCCAAATTATCATCACAAAGATTACCATTAAAATTCGCAATATTGATATTAGGAACTGCGTTCACTTTGATTGCTAAATTAGCGGTATTAAAACACTGTGTTGCATTCGTAAATCTTAAATAAAAAGTTCCTGTTGCTCCGTTATTGATTGTTTGTGTTACAGGGATTGCGTTTGCGCCAGATTGTGCATCTGCCAAACTATTGTGGAAAGTAACGTTGGTTGCAGGATCTGTGGTGAAAATATTTTTATAAGTATTTAGATTAACTGTTTCAGAGCCATTCATGTCTGTATCGCAAATTTCTAATACATGCGTTGGAGTTAGCAAAGGAACCTTGTTTTTAATAACAAAGTTAATTTGTCCAAATGCAGGAGGACATCCGTTGGTACTTTCAACTCTTACATAAACTGTTGTATTTGAAGTGAAATTCCAGTTAGTTGGTAATGTATTGTTGTTTCCTGCGGTTGCATCAGCTTGGCTTAAATAATATTTTACAATAAAATTGGCTGAATTGGTAACGATTTGTGGAGTAACTGTTGCAAAATTGATGTTGATTGTTCCAGATAAATTATCATCACAAAACTCTGCATTATAAGTGCTTGTGTTGATGTTTGGAGCTGGATTCATGATTAATGTAATCTGCGCAACTTTAGAACATCCGTATGCCGAAGTTACATTAGCATAAATAATTCCTGCAGTTCCGGTGTAATTGGTTGGGTCAGTAATTTGTCCAGTTAAATTTGCATTGGTATAATAAGTAATATTAGCTCCGACAGCTGAGGTAACATTTGCTGTCGTTAAATTATAGGTTCCATTTCCTGAAGCGCTAATACAAGTGCTTATCGAGGTATTGTTGACCTGAAGAACATCGGTATTGATGATAATCTTAAAATATTCAAAAGCAAAAGGATTTCCATTTCCCTGAATATAATATATAAACTGGTCTGTTGTATTTACATTCGTCGCATTGGGCGTGTAAGTAATTTGTCCTGTGGCTGGATTTACAGTTGCAGTTCCATTGGTTGGCTGAGAAATAATCGCAGTTAATGAT is drawn from Chryseobacterium muglaense and contains these coding sequences:
- a CDS encoding T9SS type B sorting domain-containing protein, translating into MKRFLLSLVLILSMFTSLHAQRDTEHWIAPFHFKTGYTQSVYLSTDSVTPFTVEIFSNNISIVPVGTVITISKSNPVSFPIPVTNISTNAASETFNVITKGLYLKGAKPFFCTLRMVSGQTHAEIVTSKGKAGLGKEFFVANTPSIATSNGFTAGVLATENNTVVTATWNGAITFIGAPTNPAPTNTHTFTLNKGQSFIFAGNAGTNAPFMGAKIVSDRPITLTNGNVNGNFGDTGTGSGSDAILDQSVPTERLGNTFAMIRTRSTDPDLEGGIIVATENNTDVYLNGSTTSVATLQQGQWYRILGNQYIPQGTGTHANMFISTSKNVYLYQLVSVGNNSATCGFNYIPPLNCFLPRKIDEIAKINEMPLPGSPTPFDMLIKLNIITEAGAAVTYTTNGGAPITPTAAQGPFQLQGNTAWEAYAIEGVQGNLTIQSTKAVTAGINGGYSTSGYGGYFAGFSSIPIISKQVGECIPGIILEVDDGYDSYQWYLNGVAIPGATTHTYTPTVAGNYTVKVTMGTCPAITTPIYKVFNCLAQTSQNINICGTKAIVPAFTNSTQVPVPGTVQIITQPTSGTATLNPATGVITYIPNVGYLGTDTIVYKFCGNATEFVDCEQITLNLNVVPFVLTDRTIYACQYAGNGFFDLTTANVTDNAVPTTKKFYPTLANLEANINQITNPTNYFSALGSVYVRVLTAEGCVGNAKITLDFFPTPVVKEDTLTECFIENNETKGRFNLVSANITAESPVTKKFYPTWVDASNGTNEIVGVDAYISGNGSVYARVFNSHDCYAIAKINLKVTPPKRSPILVDKYICIDDRTTLDAGPGYQSYRWSTGATTQSIVGVAVGDYWVILQDSGCSVKQFVSVKKAQDPVITSIEIANNTATVIVTGGVAPYQFSVDGVTTWQDSNIFTNLTRGQHTFYVKDSFNCNPISVEITVPNLVNAITPNGDNVNDYIDYRELAYKGNLTFVIYDRYGNKIFTGDKSNNYRWDGTHSNKKIVTGTYWYHINWNEPNEAKTPIKYTGWILVKNRE
- a CDS encoding T9SS type B sorting domain-containing protein — protein: MRKLLLTFLLMLFSSNILFAQRDTDHWFAPYFDSQNSTPYTHTLYFSTDSVAPFEVKIFNNNTQIGAVTISKNNPQSFPLPAQFIWTDNDSMASTTVNMGVYTKGTKPYFASLRAAMGAHGEIITSKGKAGIGTKFYAAAAPITTTSSTHNFTTGIMATEDATTVTVSGYDANVSFVNNTTPPLTLTFNLNKGQSYILAGQANIVANRDGFIGSKIVATKPISVTNGNANAMYATGQTSNGSDLIMDQSVPVDRLGDEFAMVRSLSPIPSFNTEGGIIVATENNTEIYLNGNGIPVATLAEGDYYRILENNYVQQGTSGHYNMYIKATKNIYLYQLVGRTGTETGGYNYIPPLNCFLPRKIDEIGKVQEMPGSSGAIILKLNILTEAGAVVTYSTNGGAPITPTAAQGPFPLTGNTNWVTYAIQPVTGNLAITSTKAVTAGINGGYSSAGYGGYFAGFSSIPLIARQTGECIPGLILEVDDSYDTYQWYRNDIAIPGANGNTYTPPTAGNYTVKITVGTCLPAITPVFKVFTCLEKTAKTKTVCEGYLNIVPQFTTSAQLFVPGSVQIITPPANGTAIINPTTGVIGYTPNNGFAGTDTIVYKFCGNDPEFVDCEEITLTLTVTESPVVNDAILRTCFLEENIATGLFNLTNAVVTTQLGVTKTYYPSLTDANNQTNEILVPDHYIAPNGVVYIRVTNANGCYRVAKVTLVVLAPVESAVLVDKIICIEDKTVLDAGPGFASYLWSTGATTQTISDVGVGTYWVKLKTGDCTVKQAVKVYASEQPVITNVEVSGTSITVYVTGGVAPYEYSKNNIDWQSSNVFTDLPRGDIKVYVRDTFACVPIEVSITIPNIVNVITPNSDGINDILDYSALANKPNLVVNIFDRYGNRIHQGNKENNYTWDGTTNDKKKVSTGNYWFSITWNEAKTKTPIKFSGWILVKNRE
- a CDS encoding T9SS type B sorting domain-containing protein, with product MKKILSFFLIFYIFSTSLAQLDREHWFAPMVDRTGNPNPYQKLYLSTNRTTPFVVTIYNNNVVIGTVTISKNNPQKFDVLRDYIITTQQTDLFTPTSKGLYVKADFPFYANLRFSVFNHAEIITSKGIASTGTTFHVAAAPITVNNTILNFMTSVLATEDNTTVTISGYKNTVQFSNGTSGATNPTLTFTLNKGQSYIIDGIGDITGNFDGFIGAKVVATKPVNITNGNFNGQYAGNNPTSSDILMDQSIPVSKLGTTFALVKGNGNIGSNMEGALVIATQDNTAVYVNNELLPIANLNTGQYFVIPDTKYQLQSTSHYNLYIVTSKNAYVYQMLAGAGATANEVATGGFNFIPALNCYLPKQIDEIGLINENFVHTNVNPTGILAIPTKLNLITERGATVFVNGAPPPAGTGPFDMTGTTNWVTYGIPNTTGTITVNSTKAITAGITAGSDAVGYGGFFAGFSTQPMIFKSGGDCVPGIVLTVDPIIYDSYQWYVGGVLIVGANSPSYTPTGSGNYTCSVTMGTCAPLITAPFKVLNCMKQSAVTYDICETKVITPAFTTSTQTPVASTVAITTAPTLGTASINAATGIITYTPTNPSAGGTDTLVYTFCGNDPDLTDCETITVTLNIRPVTVNNATLNACNINGNGTFNLTSAIVTTNNPVTITYYPTLFDAQNENLAALITVPTTYSAPNGTIVYAVVKNTTGCKSIAQITLNLFPLAIVIPANMGNQCDENMDGTVNIVLSDITQLILNNPVYFTNVRYYALLADANLGNTATLPNNWSYNTNTTIYIRVDSPDGCAPVIQQINFTVGTKLTLIRNTLTTTFCDDDLDGIKPMDLSFFLNQFTIDPLVAVSYHTTLADAQNDVAPISSAVTLTGSHVYYIRFEKSGFCPDVATLRITLKTPKKSDILLNKVICPNTTTTLDAGSGFDAYLWSTGATTPSISNVPAGNYWVELTFDGCIYRQFVNVSTSTLPVITLIDINESTVTITVTGGTPAYEYSLDGFFWQPSNVFTNVKRGTYTIYVRDSLNCDIVKKDFVIINLINTITPNGDGRNDEIDYSALMNKDNLEFRIFDRYGAELFRGTPANKFTWDGNMKGRPVSTATYWYFISWTELGNVTSVKYSSWLLVKHRNNSLWDK